The following proteins come from a genomic window of Deltaproteobacteria bacterium:
- a CDS encoding DMT family transporter, producing MCAKTTSETTTGKPILALAIMSIIWGYNWVVMKEALRFCDPFVFAAMRVFPAAICLFGILLLTKKDWRPRQVKWTVLLGLLSTTLGLGLPLWALVSGGAGKTAVLLYTMPFWVILLAWPILGERIRGLEWLAVILAFAGLVLIVAVDAGGANLWSSILAVISGISWAGSAVITRIMRRDPDFDVVSVTTWQMIYGVGPLIIISILVPSSPIQWTLVFSAALLYNVLLVSVVAFLLWFYILERIPAGMATMGTLVTPVLAIVLAAIQLGEIPSSREALGIILILSGIGLLGAIAFLRTRRLEK from the coding sequence ATGTGTGCCAAGACAACCTCCGAAACTACCACCGGGAAACCCATTCTTGCTCTCGCAATCATGAGCATCATCTGGGGCTACAACTGGGTAGTCATGAAAGAGGCTCTCCGTTTCTGCGATCCATTTGTATTTGCCGCTATGCGGGTATTCCCGGCCGCCATCTGTCTTTTCGGAATACTTCTTTTGACGAAAAAGGATTGGCGACCGCGACAGGTGAAATGGACCGTCCTTTTGGGATTACTTTCCACGACACTGGGTCTTGGTCTTCCTTTATGGGCTCTCGTGAGCGGGGGTGCGGGGAAAACGGCCGTACTCCTTTATACGATGCCGTTCTGGGTTATCCTTCTGGCCTGGCCTATACTGGGCGAGAGGATCAGGGGCCTTGAATGGCTGGCCGTAATTCTCGCGTTTGCAGGACTCGTTTTAATCGTTGCTGTCGATGCCGGCGGGGCAAACCTCTGGTCGAGTATCCTTGCGGTGATTTCCGGAATATCATGGGCGGGAAGTGCCGTTATCACCCGGATAATGAGGCGGGATCCCGACTTCGACGTGGTATCGGTCACTACCTGGCAGATGATTTACGGTGTGGGGCCTCTCATAATTATTTCGATCTTGGTGCCGTCATCTCCTATCCAGTGGACCCTCGTATTCAGTGCCGCCCTGCTCTATAATGTCCTTCTCGTCAGCGTCGTTGCATTCCTGCTATGGTTTTATATACTGGAGAGGATTCCGGCGGGCATGGCAACGATGGGAACGCTCGTTACTCCGGTACTTGCCATCGTTTTAGCCGCCATTCAACTCGGCGAAATCCCGTCTTCACGTGAGGCCCTTGGCATTATCTTAATCCTGTCAGGAATAGGTCTCCTCGGCGCCATAGCTTTCCTGAGAACTCGCCGGCTCGAAAAGTAA